Proteins encoded by one window of Sorex araneus isolate mSorAra2 chromosome 3, mSorAra2.pri, whole genome shotgun sequence:
- the CHAD gene encoding chondroadherin: protein MARPVLLLLLGLLAGLLPALAACPQHCHCHGDLQHVICDKVGLHKIPKVSEKTKLLNLQRNSFPVLAANAFRAMPNLVSLHLQHCQIREVAAGAFRGLKQLIYLYLSHNDIRVLRAGAFDDLSELTYLYLDHNKVTELPRGLLSPLVNLFILQLNNNKIRELRAGAFQGAKDLRWLYLSENALSTLQPGALDDVENLAKFHLDRNQLSSYPAAALSKLRVVEELKLSHNPLKSIPDNAFQSFGRYLETLWLDNTHLEKFSDGAFAGTSTLKHVHLENNRLSQLPPSFPFDHLETLTLTNNPWKCTCPLQGLRRWLEAKTSRPDATCASPSKVRGQHIRDTDAFRSCKSPTKRSKKAGRH, encoded by the exons ATGGCCCGCCCGGTGCTCCTGCTCTTGCTCGGCCTCCTGGCCGGCCTGCTGCCCGCGCTGGCggcctgcccccagcactgccactgcCACGGCGACCTGCAGCACGTCATCTGCGACAAGGTGGGTCTGCACAAGATCCCCAAAGTCTCGGAGAAGACCAAGCTGCTCAACCTGCAGCGCAACAGCTTCCCGGTGCTGGCGGCCAACGCCTTCCGCGCGATGCCCAACCTCGTGTCGCTGCATCTGCAGCACTGCCAGATCCGCGAGGTGGCGGCCGGCGCCTTCCGCGGCCTCAAGCAGCTCATCTACCTGTACCTGTCGCACAACGACATCCGCGTGCTGCGCGCCGGCGCCTTCGACGACCTGAGCGAGCTCACCTACCTCTACCTGGACCACAACAAGGTGACCGAGCTGCCCCGCGGGCTGCTCTCGCCGCTCGTCAACCTCTTCATCCTGCagctcaacaacaacaagatCCGCGAGCTGCGCGCCGGCGCCTTCCAGGGCGCCAAGGACCTGCGCTGGCTCTACCTGTCCGAGAACGCGCTCAGCACCCTGCAGCCGGGCGCGCTCGACGACGTGGAGAACCTCGCCAAGTTCCACCTGGACAGGAACCAGCTGTCCAGCTACCCCGCGGCGGCGCTCAGCAAGCTGCGCGTGGTGGAGGAGCTGAAGCTGTCGCACAACCCCCTGAAGAGCATCCCTGACAACGCCTTCCAGTCCTTCGGCAGGTACCTGGAGACCCTCTGGCTGGACAACACACACCTGGAGAAG TTCTCGGACGGCGCCTTCGCGGGCACGAGCACGCTGAAGCACGTGCACCTGGAGAATAACCGCCTGAGCCAGCTGCCTCCCAGCTTCCCCTTTGACCACCTGGAGACCCTCACCCTCACCAACAACCCCTGGAAGTGCACCTGCCCGCTCCAGGGTCTTCGGAG GTGGCTGGAAGCTAAGACTTCGCGCCCCGATGCCACCTGCGCCTCCCCCAGCAAGGTCAGAGGGCAGCACATCCGGGACACGGACGCCTTCCGCAGCTGCAAGTCCCCCACCAAACGGTCCAAGAAAGCCGGCCGCCACTAA